CGGTAAACCAATGCACGATGTCAATACACTTTATTATTTACTGCACCCTGAAAAATATCAATTAGAAGATTTATGGGTTGATGTCGTGACAGATGGACCAGCGATTGGTGCCACGGTAGCTGACATTCTTCATAGTACGCATAGCCAAACGAATGTTCATGTTGCTAAGGATATTGATGTACCTGCATTCAATGCATGGTATTTGCTACAAATTTCTGGTATTTCTGATGGAAATATTAATGCTGGAAGGCTTGAAAATTAAGCGTTTTTTAGGTATTCTGGTATTAGCTGAAACTGGCGCTTTTTCGTGCTGAATTAACTGAAATCGGAGCAGAATATTGACAAACGAAGACTTCATCGAAGCATTAAGTAGTGCTGGTATAACTTTAACAACGCAGCAGCTTCGGCAATTTGAACGTTATTACGAATTGCTGGTCGCAACTAATGAACACGTTAACTTAACGGCTATTACCGAAAAAAAAGATGTGTACTTAAAACATTTTTATGATTCTTTAACTGTAGCAATGTATGAACAAAAGTTAAAAAGTTCTGAAAGCACTTTAATTGATATTGGCACAGGCGCAGGTTTTCCGTCATTACCCTTGAAAATAGCCTTTCCAAACTTAAAAATTACAATGGTTGATGCGCTAAAAAAAAGAGTTAATTTTTTGCAAGAAGTGGTTGATATGCTTGACTTAACCGGCGTAGAAATTGTTCATGGGCGCGCAGAAGATATAGGACAAAATCCAAAGTACCGAGAAAATTTTGATTATGCAACGGCTCGAGCAGTTGCCCGTACTAGTGTTTTGGCTGAGTATACATTACCTTTTGTTAAGATTGGTGGCAGATTCTTAGTCATGAAGGGATCAGCTGCTCATCAAGAGCTCCTCGATGGTCAAAAAGCATTAGCTATGCTGGGCGGTCAGGTTAACGAAGAGTTTGTATTTACACTACCAAATGGTGATCAGCGCTATATACAAATAGTAGATAAAAAAACAAAAACACCTAAAAAATACCCTAGGCAAGCTGGAACACCAAGCAAAAAGCCAATCTCATAAATAAAGGAGGCACCTAAAATGGCGCAAATAATTGTATTAGCTAATCAAAAAGGTGGTGTGGGTAAGACAACGACCAGTATCAACTTGGGCGCAGCATTAGCACAAGCTGGACAACGTGTGTTATTGGTTGATATCGACGCGCAAGGAAATGCAACAAGTGGCTCTGGCGTCGATAAGTCAATATTAGAACATGATAGTTATGATGTAATTGTTGAACAAACACCGCTTCATGAAGTAATCGTAGCAACTGATAATTATGACCTAGTCCCAGCTACCATTCAGTTGTCGGGTGCTGAGATTGAACTCGCTAAGCAACCGCAACGTGAGTACCGTCTGAAAGCTGCACTTGAAACAGTGCGTGATGATTATGACTTCATTTTAATTGATAATCCACCAGCTTTAGGATTAATGACTGTCAATGCATTTACAGCTGCTGATGCCATCCTTATCCCGGTACAGACCGAATTTTATGCTCTAGAAGGTCTAGGACAACTACTAAACACGATTGAACTTGTTCGGCAGCAGTTTAATCCAGATCTTGATGTTGCTGGTATTTTATTAACAATGTATGATGGACGAACAAACCTTGCCAAGCAAGTAGCCCAAGAAGTGCGTAGTTATTTTGATGATAAGGTTTATGATACAATCATCCCACGTTCAGTACGCCTGAGTGAAGCGCCATCTTATGGGCAAGCGATTATTGATTTTGATCCACGGAGCGTGGGTGCACAAATGTACAACAATCTCGCACAGGAGGTTTTGAAACAATATGGTAAGTAAAAAAGGTGGGCTTGGCAAAGGAATGAATTCACTTTTTGGCGCAAATAATGTGTCAAAAGAAGCCGTTGAACATACAAAAGTAGTTACAAAAGAACAAGAAGCAACGGAACAAGTCGTTAAGTTACCATTGAAAGATGTCAAACCTAATCCGTTTCAACCGCGGCATCATTTTGATGAAAGCAAGCTAAAGGAATTATCAGCTTCCATCACAGAAAACGGCGTTTTGACACCAATTATTGTGCGTCAAATTGATCAAAAATTTGAAATTATTGCTGGCGAACGTCGTGTTCGTGCTTCAAAATTATCTGGTTTGAAATCAATTTCAGCTATTGTACGCCAAGTCGATGATGACACGATGGCAGCACTAGCGTTGATCGAAAATTTACAGCGTGATGATTTGGACGCTATCGAAGAAGCACAAGCTTTTGACGCACTTATGACACGCTTGAAAATGACACAGGCAGAAGTAGCTGAAAAAGTTGGTAAGGATCGCGCCACTGTCGCTAACTTACTGCGTCTATTGAAATTACCGGAATCAGTGCAAGTACTGATTCAAAATGGTGAGTTATCAATGGGGCAGGCGCGAGCATTGCTAGGGTTAAAAAAGAAGGCGCAAATTGAAAAAGTAGCAGAAACAGTTGTTTTCCGTGGATTGAATGTGCGTCAAGTGGAAAACTTGGTCAGGCAGATGAATGAGGGTGTACCCGAATCCAATACGAAAGAAATTTCACCCTTTGTTGTTGCTCTGTCTAACCAATTAGAAGAAAAGTTTGGGACCAAGGTCAAAGTCAACGCGGGCCGTAAGGGAAATGGTAAAATTGAAATTAATTATGTTTCAAATGAGGACTTAAGTCGCATTTTGGCATTGTTAGATATTGAGGTGGACTAATGGCAATAGCACCGGACTATAAACTTCATGATATTGTTGAGATGAAAAAGCCGCATGCTTGTGGGGCTAATTCTTGGGAAATTACACGTGTTGGTGCTGATATTAAGTTGTCATGTACGAATTGCGGTAGAGGCATTATGATGTCGCGCTTTGATTTTAACAAACGAATAAAAAAGATTTTACAAATAGCAAATCAGAAAGAAGAATAAAATGGCACTAACTGCTGGAATCGTCGGCTTACCAAACGTCGGCAAATCAACACTATTTAATGCAATTACTAAAGCTGGTGCTGAAATGGCAAACTATCCGTTTGCCACGATTGAACCAAATGTTGGTATGGTAGAAGTCCCGGATAATCGCTTGGCGCGTATCCAAGAAGTTGTACCTGCTGATAAAATTATTCCAACCACGTTTGAATTTACCGATATCGCTGGTATTGTCAAAGGAGCTTCTCAGGGAGAAGGTTTAGGGAATAAATTTTTAGAAAACATTCGTCAGGTAAATGCTATTGTGCATGTTGTACGAGCTTTTGATGGGGATGAAATTATTCACGTGAATGGTGTAGTTGACCCGTTAGATGACATTGAAACAATCAATACTGAATTAATTTTGGCTGACTTAGAAGCTGTTGACAAGCGTTATTCTAAAGTTGCACGTGCGGCTAAAGGAAATGATAAAAATGCCAAAGCTGAGTTTGCTGTACTAGAAAAAATCAAACCAGTTCTTGAAGCGGGTAAGTCTGCTCGTACCATTACATTTACTGAAGAAGAGCAAAAAATCGTTAAAGGCTTGTTTTTACTGACAACCAAGCCCATTTTATACGTTGCCAATTTGGCTGAAGATGATATGGCAGATCCAATGGGATCAAAGTATTTCAATCAGATTAAAGAGTTTGCTGCCACTGAAGGAGCTGACGTAATTGGCTTGTCTGCTAGCGCAGAAGAAGAAATTGCTCAACTGCCAGAAGAAGAAAAATCTGAATTCTTAGAAATGGCTGGAGTAGAGGAAGCTGGTTTAAATAAGTTAATTCGAGCAGCCTATCACTTATTAGATTTACGAACGTTTTTCACTGCAGGTGGTAAAGAAACTCGGGCATGGACATTCACTGCGGGATCAAAGGCACCCCAAGCTGCTGGCGTGATACACTCTGACTTTGAAAGAGGATTTATCCGTGCAGAAACAATTGCATTCTCGGACCTTGATGAATTGGGATCTGTTAAAGCTGTTAAAGAAGCCG
The Leuconostoc suionicum genome window above contains:
- the rsmG gene encoding 16S rRNA (guanine(527)-N(7))-methyltransferase RsmG; amino-acid sequence: MTNEDFIEALSSAGITLTTQQLRQFERYYELLVATNEHVNLTAITEKKDVYLKHFYDSLTVAMYEQKLKSSESTLIDIGTGAGFPSLPLKIAFPNLKITMVDALKKRVNFLQEVVDMLDLTGVEIVHGRAEDIGQNPKYRENFDYATARAVARTSVLAEYTLPFVKIGGRFLVMKGSAAHQELLDGQKALAMLGGQVNEEFVFTLPNGDQRYIQIVDKKTKTPKKYPRQAGTPSKKPIS
- a CDS encoding ParA family protein, with the translated sequence MAQIIVLANQKGGVGKTTTSINLGAALAQAGQRVLLVDIDAQGNATSGSGVDKSILEHDSYDVIVEQTPLHEVIVATDNYDLVPATIQLSGAEIELAKQPQREYRLKAALETVRDDYDFILIDNPPALGLMTVNAFTAADAILIPVQTEFYALEGLGQLLNTIELVRQQFNPDLDVAGILLTMYDGRTNLAKQVAQEVRSYFDDKVYDTIIPRSVRLSEAPSYGQAIIDFDPRSVGAQMYNNLAQEVLKQYGK
- a CDS encoding ParB/RepB/Spo0J family partition protein, translating into MVSKKGGLGKGMNSLFGANNVSKEAVEHTKVVTKEQEATEQVVKLPLKDVKPNPFQPRHHFDESKLKELSASITENGVLTPIIVRQIDQKFEIIAGERRVRASKLSGLKSISAIVRQVDDDTMAALALIENLQRDDLDAIEEAQAFDALMTRLKMTQAEVAEKVGKDRATVANLLRLLKLPESVQVLIQNGELSMGQARALLGLKKKAQIEKVAETVVFRGLNVRQVENLVRQMNEGVPESNTKEISPFVVALSNQLEEKFGTKVKVNAGRKGNGKIEINYVSNEDLSRILALLDIEVD
- a CDS encoding DUF951 domain-containing protein; the encoded protein is MAIAPDYKLHDIVEMKKPHACGANSWEITRVGADIKLSCTNCGRGIMMSRFDFNKRIKKILQIANQKEE
- the ychF gene encoding redox-regulated ATPase YchF, whose amino-acid sequence is MALTAGIVGLPNVGKSTLFNAITKAGAEMANYPFATIEPNVGMVEVPDNRLARIQEVVPADKIIPTTFEFTDIAGIVKGASQGEGLGNKFLENIRQVNAIVHVVRAFDGDEIIHVNGVVDPLDDIETINTELILADLEAVDKRYSKVARAAKGNDKNAKAEFAVLEKIKPVLEAGKSARTITFTEEEQKIVKGLFLLTTKPILYVANLAEDDMADPMGSKYFNQIKEFAATEGADVIGLSASAEEEIAQLPEEEKSEFLEMAGVEEAGLNKLIRAAYHLLDLRTFFTAGGKETRAWTFTAGSKAPQAAGVIHSDFERGFIRAETIAFSDLDELGSVKAVKEAGKLRSEGKEYVVQDGDIIEFRFNV